One genomic region from Gossypium hirsutum isolate 1008001.06 chromosome D13, Gossypium_hirsutum_v2.1, whole genome shotgun sequence encodes:
- the LOC121225193 gene encoding uncharacterized protein: MVPRGTYFVPDQQFNMFHNIDRELYAVLVMNLCRDPVESLHCIALWLWLERVGFKKVVTKLLPLPRVLVNELADEALACLGVIHNEKVSPLSTRRNDTPLMQRLIDSELALPFFAKHRLIAVRGLAKLVNEVCMRALKDIMQQAVERKAHQSLADLSLYHQQQQRQHPRQVQVQPPLAARVPTPAPPRVQFGSLPAAAQTNEVHPDDRTIFVTFSKGYLVHEWEVREFFTRLYGNCIESLHMQDVMPNEQPLFARIVCHSPAAIEYILNGNVKAKFTINGKHVWARKFVPKRPKPASPAPPPPPFNLPVSLGI, translated from the coding sequence ATGGTTCCTCGAGGTACTTATTTCGTTCCCGACCAGCAATTCAACATGTTTCACAACATTGATCGTGAGTTGTACGCTGTGCTTGTAATGAATCTATGCCGAGACCCGGTGGAATCGCTTCATTGTATCGCGTTATGGCTGTGGCTTGAGAGGGTTGGGTTTAAAAAGGTTGTGACAAAACTGTTGCCTTTGCCTCGTGTACTGGTGAACGAGCTTGCCGATGAGGCTTTGGCTTGTCTTGGCGTCATTCACAACGAGAAAGTCTCTCCGTTGTCCACTAGACGCAACGATACCCCTTTGATGCAGCGCCTGATCGACAGTGAGCTGGCTCTCCCGTTCTTTGCCAAGCACCGGCTCATCGCGGTGCGAGGCCTTGCTAAGCTCGTCAACGAAGTCTGCATGAGGGCGTTGAAGGACATCATGCAACAGGCCGTTGAACGAAAAGCGCATCAGAGCTTAGCTGATCTTAGCCTGTACCATCAACAGCAACAGCGGCAGCACCCACGACAAGTGCAAGTGCAACCACCACTAGCAGCACGAGTACCAACACCAGCACCACCTAGGGTTCAATTTGGCTCTTTGCCAGCGGCTGCTCAAACCAACGAAGTCCATCCCGATGATCGGACCATATTCGTGACGTTCTCGAAAGGGTACCTGGTTCATGAATGGGAAGTTAGGGAATTTTTCACCAGGCTGTATGGGAATTGCATCGAGTCATTGCACATGCAAGATGTGATGCCTAATGAACAACCGTTGTTTGCTCGGATCGTGTGTCACTCACCGGCTGCCATTGAATATATCCTTAATGGTAATGTCAAAGCTAAGTTCACCATCAACGGAAAACATGTTTGGGCTCGGAAATTTGTGCCTAAACGCCCCAAACCAGCTTCACCCGCACCGCCGCCACCACCATTCAATTTGCCAGTTTCGCTTGGGATATAA
- the LOC121225191 gene encoding protein FIP1, whose product MMSNERHASSNPTSPQENDAMFLDILHEAPLFGHRKPRSIVGGVFYCFILAGYAILAAAAPWIFQPLGHLVLPLLCSCDVVLLIVTGIFQQYHVYQVQKIRLQGYYSFSQKLKHIVRLPFAITAYGTAGMILVMVWEPYIRILSTSTILRIIMLVEAVCSGFFMSVYIGYVYQYNSLDSQPDVLKSLYSPLQPSSPLEDLRYHDGGRLSDQQMALLQYQRENLHFLSEEILRLQECLSKYEGSNDGSTPQVDLAHLLAARDQELRTVSAEMNQLQSELRLARSLIADTEAEVQCVRTTNNQYVEENERLRAILGEWSTRAAKLERALEVERMSNLELQKKISTFRNQTCTSSTESSEQRGA is encoded by the exons ATGATGTCTAATGAGAGGCACGCTTCTTCCAATCCTACATCTCCTCAAGAAAATGATGCTAT GTTCCTTGATATACTTCATGAAGCTCCATTATTTGGTCACCGGAAACCAAGGAGTATAGTTGGGGGTGTTTTTTATTGTTTCATACTG GCGGGTTACGCAATCTTGGCTGCAGCAGCTCCTTGGATATTTCAGCCTCTTGGGCATTTAGTCTTACCATTGCTTTGCAGTTGTGATGTTGTTCTTTTAATAGTCACAG GCATTTTTCAgcaataccatgtttatcaagTCCAGAAGATACGTTTACAA ggttactatAGTTTCAGTCAGAAGTTGAAGCATATTGTTCGTCTACCATTCGCCATTACTGCTTATG GAACTGCTGGAATGATACTTGTCATGGTCTGGGAACCCTATATTCGTATCCTTTCTACCTCTACTATACTCAG GATTATTATGTTGGTTGAAGCAGTATGTTCTGGGTTCTTTATGAGTGTGTATATTG GTTACGTATATCAGTACAATTCATTGGATTCTCAGCCTGATGTTTTGAAGTCATTATATTCTCCCCTTCAACCATCAAGTCCTTTGGAAGATTTGAG GTATCATGACGGTGGTCGACTCTCTGATCAGCAAATGGCTTTACTGCAGTATCAGCGTGAAAACCTTCATTTTCTAAGTGAGGAG ATTCTTCGATTGCAAGAGTGCTTGAGCAAATACGAAGGATCTAATGATGGAAGCACACCTCAG GTTGATCTTGCCCATCTATTAGCAGCTCGTGATCAAGAATTACGAACAGTTTCAGCTGAG ATGAATCAGCTGCAGTCCGAACTAAGACTTGCTCGATCTTTAATAGCTGACACAGAAGCAGAGGTCCAATGCGTTCGAACAACTAACAATCAG TATGTCGAAGAGAATGAAAGACTGAGAGCTATTCTAGGAGAATGGAGCACTCGAGCTGCAAAG CTCGAGCGAGCATTGGAAGTTGAGCGGATGTCGAACCTCGAATTACAAAAGAAGATTTCAACATTTAGAAACCAAACATGTACATCTTCAACTGAATCAAGCGAGCAGCGTGGAGCCTAA
- the LOC121202957 gene encoding pentatricopeptide repeat-containing protein At2g06000 encodes MTLFSLTNRVSRVLSASKVFIPHRRIQFHGGSHSQGNKEPKAIQKQESWFVKVVCTLFVYSQPLDDACLSYLNNNLTPLIEFEVVKWLKNPTFGLKFLELSRLNLNINHSFWTYNLLIRSFCCMGLNGSARLVFDYMKIDGHLPDSTLLGFMISSFGRAGEFGMARKLLAEVQSDDVMVTIFAVNNLLNMMVKQNNLEEAVSLYKENLGLNFNPDTWTFNILIRGLCRVGKVDQAFEFFNDMRSFGCFPDIVTYNTIINGLCREYEVDRGHSLLNEIRLRDDCAPNVVTYTSVISGYCKLRKMEEASALFDEMMSSGTLPSVVTFNVLIDGFGKVGDMLSAKSLYEKMASFGCIPDVVTFTSLINGYCQIGDVNRSFQLWDAMKVKNVSPNVYTFAITINALCKENRLCEACRFLRELQCRNIVPKPFIFNPVIDGFCKAGNLDEANQIVAEMEKKKCDPDKVTFTILIIGHCMKGRMLKAISIFDKMLSVGCPPDDVTVRSLISCLLKAGMPKEAYRISTITS; translated from the coding sequence ATGACCCTTTTTTCATTGACAAATCGTGTCTCAAGGGTTCTTTCAGCCTCTAAGGTCTTCATCCCTCATCGTCGCATCCAATTTCACGGTGGGTCTCATTCACAAGGCAATAAAGAGCCTAAGGCAATCCAAAAGCAAGAATCTTGGTTCGTTAAGGTTGTATGCACTCTCTTTGTTTACTCACAACCATTGGATGATGCCTGTTTGAGTTACTTGAACaacaatttaacacctttaattGAATTCGAAGTTGTTAAATGGTTAAAAAACCCAACATTTGGGTTGAAGTTTTTGGAGTTAAGTAGGTTAAATCTTAATATAAATCATTCTTTTTGGACTTATAATTTGCTTATTAGGTCATTTTGTTGTATGGGTTTAAATGGTTCAGCTAGATTAGTTTTTGATTATATGAAGATTGATGGCCATTTGCCGGATAGTACTTTGTTAGGGTTTATGATTTCATCATTTGGGAGAGCTGGTGAGTTTGGTATGGCAAGGAAATTGCTTGCTGAGGTTCAATCTGATGATGTAATGGTCACCATTTTTGCAGTGAACAACTTGTTGAATATGATGGTTAAGCAAAATAATCTAGAAGAGGCAGTTAGTTTATATAAGGAGAATTTAGGGTTGAACTTTAACCCGGATACTTGGACGTTCAATATTCTAATTCGAGGCCTTTGCAGAGTTGGGAAAGTGGATCAGGCTTTTGAGTTTTTTAACGATATGAGGAGTTTTGGCTGTTTTCCTGATATCGTTACATATAACACCATTATTAATGGGTTGTGTAGGGAATATGAGGTAGATAGAGGTCATAGTTTATTGAATGAAATTCGATTGAGAGATGATTGTGCACCAAATGTTGTGACTTATACATCGGTTATATCTGGTTATTGTAAGTTGAGGAAGATGGAGGAGGCATCTGCGCTTTTTGATGAGATGATGAGCTCCGGAACTTTGCCTAGTGTTGTTACTTTTAATGTTTTGATTGATGGCTTTGGCAAAGTCGGTGATATGCTTTCCGCTAAATCGTTGTATGAGAAGATGGCTTCTTTTGGTTGCATTCCTGATGTTGTTACCTTCACTTCGTTGATTAATGGATACTGTCAAATTGGAGATGTGAACAGGAGCTTTCAGCTTTGGGATGCAATGAAAGTGAAGAATGTATCTCCGAATGTTTATACCTTTGCAATTACTATTAATGCGTTATGCAAGGAAAATAGATTATGTGAGGCTTGTCGATTTTTGAGGGAGTTGCAATGTAGGAATATTGTTCCAAAACCATTTATCTTCAACCCTGTGATTGATGGGTTCTGCAAGGCTGGAAATTTGGATGAGGCCAATCAAATAGTAGCAGAGATGGAAAAGAAAAAATGCGATCCTGATAAAGTGACATTTACTATTCTCATTATCGGGCATTGTATGAAAGGAAGAATGCTCAAAGCAATTAGCATTTTCGATAAAATGTTATCAGTCGGTTGTCCTCCAGATGATGTAACTGTACGTTCTTTGATATCTTGCCTTTTGAAAGCCGGGATGCCTAAGGAAGCTTATCGTATTTCTACGATAACATCATGA